One region of Olleya sp. Hel_I_94 genomic DNA includes:
- a CDS encoding DUF6095 family protein translates to METKSTDKDVLVKGVKQMAIAMLLMFIGPTLLYLVLSNKDKDFYIPLLIIAISICALAVFIAFKGINTILDSIFKSNQTKKH, encoded by the coding sequence ATGGAAACTAAATCAACAGACAAAGATGTACTTGTAAAAGGAGTAAAACAAATGGCTATTGCAATGTTATTAATGTTTATTGGTCCAACCTTACTATATCTAGTATTAAGTAATAAGGATAAAGACTTCTATATTCCATTATTAATAATAGCTATATCAATATGTGCATTAGCTGTATTTATAGCATTTAAAGGAATAAATACAATCCTAGATAGCATTTTCAAAAGCAATCAAACTAAAAAACATTAA
- the murQ gene encoding N-acetylmuramic acid 6-phosphate etherase produces MQFTKTTEQDSNYNNLDKMSINNLLTNINIEDQTVPTAVKKAIPQIQALVEQIVIKMEKGGRLFYIGAGTSGRLGVVDASECPPTFGVSYDVVIGIIAGGDKAIREAVEFAEDSTTQGWKDLTKYNVTDKDVVIGIAASGTTPYVISALNTCNLEGITTGCITSNKQCPLSLASQFPIEVVVGPEFITGSSRMKAGTAQKLVLNMISTTTMIKLGKIKGNKMVDMQLSNDKLVDRGTKMIMSELNISYPEAESLLQKHKSVRNAINNYNNGN; encoded by the coding sequence ATGCAATTTACAAAAACAACAGAACAAGATTCCAATTACAATAATTTAGACAAAATGTCTATAAACAACCTATTAACAAACATAAATATAGAAGATCAAACTGTCCCAACAGCAGTCAAAAAAGCGATTCCTCAAATTCAAGCTTTAGTAGAACAAATCGTAATAAAAATGGAAAAAGGTGGCAGACTGTTTTATATTGGAGCAGGAACAAGTGGACGTCTAGGAGTTGTAGATGCATCAGAATGTCCTCCAACATTTGGAGTATCCTATGACGTAGTAATAGGTATTATCGCTGGTGGAGATAAAGCAATAAGAGAAGCAGTTGAGTTTGCAGAGGACTCTACAACCCAAGGATGGAAAGACCTAACAAAATACAATGTAACAGATAAAGATGTCGTAATTGGTATTGCTGCATCAGGTACAACACCATATGTAATATCAGCGCTTAATACATGTAATTTAGAAGGTATTACAACTGGATGTATAACATCAAATAAGCAATGTCCTTTAAGCTTAGCATCACAATTTCCAATTGAAGTAGTCGTAGGACCAGAATTTATAACGGGTAGTTCACGTATGAAAGCAGGTACAGCACAAAAACTAGTACTCAACATGATATCCACAACTACTATGATAAAACTTGGTAAGATAAAAGGAAACAAAATGGTAGACATGCAACTTAGTAATGATAAACTAGTGGATAGAGGTACAAAAATGATAATGTCCGAATTAAACATAAGCTATCCCGAAGCTGAAAGTTTATTACAAAAACATAAAAGTGTTAGAAACGCAATAAATAATTATAACAATGGAAACTAA
- a CDS encoding DUF4249 family protein, which produces MKNALYILIVSLFFSCEDVIDLKVPTSDRKLVIEASLNWFEDSDGSEQQIKLTLTAPFFDNQVPPANNATVFVEDSNSNIFTFLEQENTGIYKTNSFIPELNQEYTLTIIYDDQTYIGTEVLTSVTPIEYIEQNNEGGFSGEDIELKAFYTDPANIDNYYFFEFISDIPQIPVLEVYDDQFTDGNQIFAFYSEEDLQQTDIVTINNYGVSQQFYQFMDLLLQQTSDNGGGPFQAQPATVRGNCINITNPDNFPLGYFRVSQAYQFTYIVQ; this is translated from the coding sequence ATGAAAAACGCACTATATATATTAATTGTATCTCTATTTTTTAGTTGTGAAGATGTTATAGATTTAAAAGTACCAACATCAGACCGCAAATTAGTAATCGAGGCATCGTTAAATTGGTTTGAAGATTCAGATGGCTCAGAGCAGCAAATAAAATTGACATTAACAGCTCCTTTTTTCGATAATCAAGTTCCTCCTGCTAATAACGCAACCGTATTTGTTGAAGACAGTAATAGTAATATTTTTACATTCTTGGAACAAGAAAATACAGGAATATACAAAACCAATTCATTCATTCCTGAACTAAACCAAGAATATACCCTAACAATTATATATGACGATCAAACATACATAGGTACAGAAGTATTGACAAGCGTAACTCCAATAGAATATATAGAACAAAATAACGAAGGTGGTTTTTCTGGCGAAGATATAGAACTTAAGGCCTTTTATACAGACCCTGCAAATATAGATAACTACTATTTTTTCGAATTCATATCAGACATACCACAAATTCCAGTGCTAGAAGTATATGACGATCAATTTACTGATGGTAATCAAATTTTCGCATTCTATTCCGAAGAAGATCTACAACAAACAGACATAGTTACCATAAATAATTATGGAGTATCCCAACAATTTTATCAATTTATGGATTTATTGCTTCAACAAACTTCTGATAATGGTGGCGGACCATTTCAAGCACAACCAGCAACCGTTAGAGGAAACTGTATAAACATTACAAATCCAGATAATTTTCCTTTAGGCTATTTCAGAGTTTCACAAGCGTATCAATTTACTTATATTGTACAATAA
- a CDS encoding TonB-dependent receptor — MNYIKNGILFLLLISSTLIFAQEKFTLSGKIIESASNETLISVNVIVPELNTGAVTNEYGFYSITLPKGTYKVVVSYLGFSDISETIILDKNITKNFSLEESFENLDEVIITENIEKLNIKKPQMSVNALSSATIKDIPVVFGEADVIKAITLLPGVTNAGEGSSGFNVRGGAADQNLILLDEATVFNSSHLFGFFSVFNPDAIKDIKLYKGGIPARYGGRVSSVLDIYQKEGNSKTFKMNGGIGIVSSRILAEGPIKKDKGSFLFGGRSSYAHLFLPLFDIDNKAYFYDLNTKLSYDLNDNNSIYLSGYFGRDVFSITDSFENIYGNTVVNFRWNHLFSDKLFSNMSLIYSDYYYGLKLNFVEFDWNSGIQNFNFKYDFKHYVTDGFKLQYGLNSIYYKFNPGDIKPSTPTSGINPFKLTDKYAFENAIYVDAEHKLSDKLNLSYGLRLSSFLRLGQNQLNTYQNDQAIVFNNDFQIYQKATPTGSESFSKSDVIKSFANLEPRASLAYQLNENSSVKASYNRMSQYLHLLSNTSSPTPLDIWTPSGKYVKPQLLDQVAVGYFRSFNDDSYSLEVETYYKKIENRIDYIDGADLIANDAIEQIILNGDARAYGLEVLLRKNEGRFKGWLAYTLSKSEQKTPGRTPTETGINNGNWYSTAYDKTHDISLTTSYDWNKKWKLNANFLFQTGQPTTYPNGQYSYNGINIPSYSSRNSDRLPAYHRLDLSANYTPKPDKTSGWQSYWVFGLYNVYNRRNAASITFGENRMTGTNEATRLSIFGLIPSISYNFKF, encoded by the coding sequence ATGAATTATATAAAAAATGGTATATTATTCTTGCTTTTAATTAGTAGCACACTAATTTTTGCTCAAGAAAAATTTACGCTAAGCGGTAAAATAATAGAAAGTGCCAGTAACGAAACATTAATAAGTGTTAATGTAATAGTACCTGAATTAAATACTGGAGCAGTCACAAATGAATATGGCTTCTACTCCATCACACTCCCAAAAGGCACATACAAAGTTGTTGTTTCCTATTTAGGTTTTTCTGATATATCAGAAACGATAATATTAGATAAAAATATTACCAAAAATTTTAGCTTAGAAGAGTCTTTTGAAAACTTAGACGAAGTTATTATTACTGAAAACATAGAAAAGCTTAATATTAAAAAACCTCAAATGAGTGTTAACGCACTTAGTTCTGCTACCATTAAAGATATTCCGGTTGTTTTTGGAGAAGCAGACGTAATTAAAGCAATAACACTTCTACCAGGTGTTACTAATGCAGGAGAAGGATCTTCTGGTTTTAATGTACGTGGTGGAGCAGCAGATCAAAATCTTATTTTATTGGACGAGGCTACAGTATTTAACTCATCGCACTTATTTGGTTTCTTTTCTGTTTTTAATCCGGATGCCATCAAAGATATAAAATTATATAAAGGTGGAATTCCTGCACGTTATGGAGGACGCGTATCTTCAGTATTAGACATTTATCAAAAAGAAGGAAACAGTAAAACGTTTAAAATGAATGGAGGAATAGGAATTGTATCTAGCAGAATACTTGCTGAAGGTCCTATAAAAAAAGACAAAGGTTCATTTCTATTTGGTGGTCGTAGTAGTTATGCGCATTTATTTTTACCACTGTTTGATATAGATAACAAAGCATATTTTTACGATTTAAACACAAAATTAAGTTACGATTTAAACGACAATAACAGTATTTATCTTTCTGGTTATTTTGGACGAGATGTCTTTAGTATTACAGATAGTTTTGAAAACATTTATGGTAACACAGTAGTAAATTTTAGATGGAATCATTTATTCTCGGACAAGTTATTCTCAAACATGTCACTAATATATTCCGATTACTACTATGGTTTAAAACTAAATTTTGTCGAGTTTGATTGGAATTCAGGAATTCAAAACTTCAATTTTAAATACGATTTTAAACATTACGTTACTGATGGCTTTAAACTTCAATATGGTTTAAATAGTATCTACTATAAATTTAATCCAGGAGATATAAAACCATCTACACCAACTTCTGGAATAAATCCATTTAAATTAACAGATAAATATGCTTTTGAAAATGCAATTTATGTTGATGCCGAACATAAACTATCAGATAAGTTAAACTTAAGCTATGGTTTACGTTTAAGCTCTTTTTTACGATTAGGCCAAAATCAGTTAAATACGTATCAAAATGATCAAGCAATAGTATTTAATAATGATTTTCAAATCTATCAAAAAGCAACTCCTACAGGATCAGAAAGTTTTAGTAAAAGTGACGTTATAAAAAGTTTTGCAAACCTAGAGCCTAGAGCATCATTGGCTTACCAACTAAACGAAAATTCTTCTGTAAAAGCAAGCTATAATCGGATGTCACAATATTTACATTTATTATCTAATACATCCTCACCAACACCTTTAGATATTTGGACACCCAGTGGTAAATATGTAAAACCACAATTATTAGATCAAGTTGCTGTAGGCTATTTTAGAAGCTTTAATGACGATAGCTATAGTTTAGAAGTAGAAACATATTATAAAAAAATTGAAAACAGAATTGACTATATAGATGGTGCAGATTTAATTGCAAACGATGCTATAGAACAAATAATATTAAATGGAGACGCCAGAGCTTATGGACTAGAGGTGCTTTTAAGAAAAAATGAAGGACGTTTTAAAGGTTGGTTAGCTTATACACTATCAAAATCAGAGCAAAAAACACCAGGTCGCACACCAACCGAAACAGGAATAAACAATGGTAATTGGTATAGTACAGCTTATGACAAAACACATGATATATCTCTAACCACTAGCTATGACTGGAATAAAAAATGGAAATTAAATGCTAATTTTCTATTTCAAACAGGACAACCTACAACATATCCAAATGGTCAATATTCCTATAACGGTATAAATATACCAAGCTATAGCAGTCGTAATTCAGACAGATTGCCAGCATACCATCGTTTAGATTTATCAGCAAATTACACACCAAAACCAGATAAGACATCAGGATGGCAAAGTTATTGGGTATTTGGGCTTTACAATGTATATAATCGTCGTAATGCAGCATCAATAACATTTGGAGAAAACAGAATGACAGGTACAAATGAAGCAACCAGATTATCAATATTTGGACTAATCCCTTCTATATCCTACAATTTTAAATTTTAA
- a CDS encoding NADP-dependent isocitrate dehydrogenase, whose amino-acid sequence MSNSPKIIYTITDEAPALATRSFLPIVQAFTASSGIGLETKDISLAARILAVFPDFLTEDQRVSDDLAYLGELAKTPEANIIKLPNISASVPQLKAAIKELQAKGFAIPNYPEEVTNDKEKDAKLRYDKIKGSAVNPVLREGNSDRRAPKAVKNYAKKNPHSMGAWSKDSKSHVATMTEGDFAHNEKSVTLDNATTIKIVHTDASGNETILKDNLGLLKGEIIDGTVLSKKALLTFLEAQIKDAKDKGVLFSLHMKATMMKVSDPIIFGHAVRVFFKDVFAKHSATFEKIGVDVNNGFGNLLSNLNELPESERNAILADIDAAYKANPALAMVDSDKGITNLHVPSDVIIDASMPAMIRNSGQMWNADGKSQDTKAVIPDSSYAGIYTATIDFCKENGAFDPTTMGTVPNVGLMAQKAEEYGSHDKTFEIDADGKVEVIDTDGKVLISHNVEAGDIWRMCQVKDAPIQDWVKLAVTRARASQTPAVFWLDENRAHDAELIKKVNTYLKDHDTEGLELHILSPIKATQFTLKRVKAGEDTISVSGNVLRDYLTDLFPILELGTSAKMLSIVPLMNGGGLFETGAGGSAPKHVQQFIEENHLRWDSLGEFLALAVSLEHFSQVNNNPKAKVLGDALDDATEKLLENKKGPSRKSGEIDNRGSHFYLAMYWAEALANQDKDATLKAQFAPVALAFKAEEKVIVSALSDIQGVAVDIEGYYSPNEELTAKAMRPIQLFNDLLKSI is encoded by the coding sequence ATGTCAAATTCACCAAAAATTATATATACCATTACAGATGAAGCACCAGCTTTAGCAACGCGTTCATTTTTACCAATCGTTCAAGCATTTACAGCCTCTTCTGGAATTGGATTAGAAACTAAAGACATATCATTAGCAGCACGTATTTTAGCAGTTTTTCCTGATTTTTTAACGGAAGATCAACGTGTCTCTGATGATTTAGCTTATTTAGGAGAATTAGCAAAAACTCCAGAAGCTAATATTATTAAATTACCAAACATTAGTGCTTCTGTACCACAACTTAAGGCTGCAATTAAAGAGCTGCAAGCTAAAGGTTTTGCTATACCTAATTACCCAGAAGAAGTAACTAATGATAAAGAAAAAGATGCTAAATTACGTTACGATAAAATTAAAGGTAGTGCTGTAAATCCAGTATTACGCGAAGGTAACTCTGATAGACGTGCACCAAAAGCTGTAAAAAATTACGCTAAGAAAAACCCACACTCAATGGGAGCTTGGTCAAAAGATTCAAAATCACATGTCGCAACTATGACTGAAGGTGATTTTGCACATAACGAAAAATCTGTAACATTAGATAATGCTACAACTATCAAAATTGTCCACACAGATGCATCTGGAAATGAAACCATTTTAAAAGATAACTTAGGATTATTAAAAGGTGAAATTATTGATGGAACTGTATTAAGTAAAAAAGCACTACTTACATTTTTAGAAGCACAAATTAAAGATGCTAAAGATAAAGGTGTATTGTTTTCTTTACACATGAAAGCAACAATGATGAAGGTCTCTGACCCAATTATTTTTGGTCATGCTGTTCGTGTATTTTTTAAAGACGTATTTGCTAAACACAGTGCTACTTTTGAAAAAATTGGTGTAGATGTTAATAATGGATTTGGAAACTTATTAAGTAACCTAAACGAATTACCAGAGTCAGAACGCAATGCTATATTAGCAGATATTGATGCTGCTTATAAAGCAAATCCTGCTTTAGCTATGGTAGATAGTGATAAAGGGATTACAAACTTACATGTACCAAGTGATGTTATTATAGATGCATCAATGCCAGCAATGATTAGAAATTCTGGTCAAATGTGGAATGCAGATGGTAAATCTCAAGACACTAAAGCAGTAATTCCTGATAGTAGTTATGCTGGAATTTACACAGCAACTATTGACTTTTGTAAAGAAAACGGAGCATTTGACCCAACAACAATGGGAACAGTACCAAACGTTGGATTAATGGCTCAAAAAGCTGAAGAATACGGATCACATGACAAAACTTTTGAAATTGATGCAGATGGTAAAGTAGAAGTTATTGATACTGACGGAAAAGTATTGATTTCTCACAACGTGGAAGCTGGAGACATTTGGAGAATGTGTCAAGTTAAAGATGCACCAATCCAAGACTGGGTTAAATTAGCGGTAACTCGTGCTAGAGCATCACAAACTCCTGCTGTTTTCTGGTTAGACGAAAATAGAGCACACGATGCGGAATTAATCAAAAAAGTAAATACATATTTAAAAGATCACGATACAGAAGGTTTAGAACTTCATATTTTATCTCCAATTAAAGCAACACAATTTACTTTAAAACGCGTAAAAGCTGGAGAAGATACAATCTCTGTTTCAGGAAATGTATTACGTGATTACTTAACAGATTTATTTCCTATTTTAGAATTAGGTACATCTGCAAAAATGTTGTCTATCGTACCATTAATGAATGGTGGAGGTTTATTTGAAACTGGTGCAGGAGGATCTGCTCCAAAACACGTACAACAATTTATTGAAGAAAATCACTTACGTTGGGATAGTTTAGGAGAATTTTTAGCTCTTGCAGTCTCTTTAGAGCATTTTAGCCAAGTTAATAATAATCCAAAAGCTAAAGTTTTAGGTGATGCACTAGATGATGCGACCGAGAAATTATTAGAAAACAAAAAAGGGCCTTCTAGAAAATCTGGTGAGATTGATAACAGAGGAAGCCACTTTTACTTAGCAATGTATTGGGCAGAAGCATTAGCAAACCAAGATAAAGATGCTACTTTAAAAGCACAATTTGCTCCAGTTGCTTTAGCCTTTAAGGCAGAAGAAAAAGTAATAGTATCAGCATTAAGCGATATTCAAGGTGTTGCTGTAGATATTGAAGGTTACTATTCGCCAAACGAAGAATTAACAGCTAAAGCAATGCGACCAATTCAATTATTTAATGACTTGCTTAAAAGCATCTAA
- a CDS encoding pentapeptide repeat-containing protein yields MNIPFIADKTYRNKDFTLTELPKAEYDNCMFINCNFNACYLSTITFLECQFIDCDLSNSKTSDTTFKDVAFENCKLLGVLFNDCNQLLMSMTFNNCQLNFASFYKVKLINTKFTNCQFEKTEFTEANVSKSVFDNCNFKYAIFFNTNIEQANFLTSYNYSIHPENNKIKGAKFSKDQIQGLLDHYKIQIS; encoded by the coding sequence ATGAATATACCTTTTATAGCAGATAAAACTTATAGAAATAAAGACTTTACTTTAACAGAATTACCAAAAGCAGAATATGATAATTGCATGTTTATAAACTGTAATTTTAATGCTTGTTACTTATCCACTATTACATTTTTAGAATGTCAATTTATAGATTGTGACCTAAGTAATAGCAAAACATCAGACACAACCTTTAAAGATGTAGCTTTTGAAAACTGTAAGCTTTTAGGCGTTTTATTTAATGACTGTAACCAATTATTAATGTCTATGACTTTTAATAATTGTCAACTTAATTTTGCATCATTTTATAAAGTTAAATTAATTAATACAAAATTTACTAATTGTCAATTTGAAAAAACAGAATTTACAGAAGCTAATGTCTCAAAATCTGTTTTTGACAATTGTAACTTTAAATACGCTATCTTTTTTAATACTAACATAGAGCAAGCTAACTTTTTAACCTCTTACAACTACTCTATTCATCCTGAAAATAATAAAATTAAAGGCGCAAAATTTTCGAAAGACCAAATTCAGGGGTTATTAGATCACTATAAAATTCAGATTTCTTAA
- the rplS gene encoding 50S ribosomal protein L19 produces the protein MESLIKFVQDEFVTTKDFPEFSAGDTITVYYEIREGEKVRTQFFRGVVIQKRGSGSSETFTIRKMSGTIGVERIFPINLPALQKVEINKKGKVRRARIFYFRGLTGKKARIKEARRK, from the coding sequence ATGGAATCTTTAATAAAATTTGTTCAAGACGAGTTTGTAACAACAAAGGACTTTCCTGAATTTTCAGCTGGAGACACAATTACTGTGTACTATGAAATTAGAGAAGGAGAAAAAGTACGTACTCAGTTTTTTAGAGGAGTAGTAATTCAAAAAAGAGGTAGCGGATCTTCTGAAACGTTTACAATTAGAAAAATGTCAGGAACTATTGGTGTAGAGCGTATCTTCCCAATTAACTTACCTGCATTACAAAAAGTTGAAATCAACAAAAAAGGTAAAGTACGTCGTGCTAGAATCTTTTACTTTAGAGGTCTTACTGGTAAGAAAGCTAGAATTAAAGAAGCAAGAAGAAAATAA
- the trmD gene encoding tRNA (guanosine(37)-N1)-methyltransferase TrmD, whose product MRIDIITVLPELLKSPFEASILKRAIEANLVEVHFHNLRDYTTDNYKSIDDTQFGGGAGMVMMVEPIDKCISKLKEARNYDEVIYMTPDGETLNQSIANQVSLKENIIILCGHYKGVDQRVRDLFITKEISIGDYVLSGGELGAAVLCDAVIRLIPGVLGNETSALTDSFQDNLLAPPIYTKPRNYKGLEVPEVLLSGHAANIERWREDQAYQRTKDRRPDLLDK is encoded by the coding sequence ATGAGAATTGATATTATAACTGTCCTACCAGAATTACTTAAAAGTCCATTTGAAGCTTCTATTTTAAAGCGTGCAATTGAGGCTAATTTGGTTGAAGTACATTTTCATAATTTAAGAGACTACACCACAGATAATTACAAGTCCATTGATGACACCCAATTTGGTGGTGGAGCTGGTATGGTCATGATGGTTGAACCTATAGACAAATGCATTTCTAAATTAAAAGAAGCGCGTAATTATGACGAGGTTATATACATGACGCCTGATGGCGAAACCTTAAACCAAAGCATAGCTAACCAAGTCTCTTTAAAAGAAAACATTATCATACTTTGTGGACATTATAAAGGTGTAGACCAACGCGTAAGAGATTTATTTATCACCAAAGAAATATCTATAGGAGACTATGTGCTTTCTGGAGGAGAATTAGGTGCAGCAGTATTATGTGATGCAGTAATTAGATTAATTCCTGGTGTTTTAGGTAATGAAACCTCTGCATTAACAGACAGTTTTCAGGATAATTTATTGGCTCCTCCAATCTATACTAAACCACGTAATTACAAAGGTCTTGAAGTCCCTGAAGTATTATTAAGTGGTCATGCAGCTAATATAGAAAGATGGAGAGAAGACCAAGCCTACCAACGTACTAAAGACAGACGACCAGATTTATTAGACAAATAG
- a CDS encoding sodium:solute symporter, whose product MQSLDWIVLIGTLLTIVIYGTYQTRGSKNVQDFLKGGSTSKWWTIGLSVMATQASAITFLSTPGQAFHSGMGFVQFYFGLPIAMIVICMVFIPLYHRLKVYTAYEFLENRFDRKTRTLTAVLFLIQRGLAAGITIFAPAIILSAVLGWNLLLLNIIIGVLVIIYTVSGGTKAVNVTQKHQMVVIFTGMVIAFILILNQLPDDITFKKALDIAGASGKMEVLDFSFDLNNRYTVWSGLIGGTFLMLSYFGTDQSQVQRYLSGKSVKEMRLGLIFNGLLKVPMQFFILLVGVMVFVFYQFNDAPINFNPTATEVVLNSKYANEYAALQLEQKEIFDLKKATITEFANADGKVNQDLIASYNAKSDTIRAQARDLIKKAGEAEGLKVESNDKDYVFIHFILNNLPKGLIGLLLAVILSAAMSSTASELNALASTTTIDLYKHRVGPKTDQEMVKASRGFTLLWGIMAIGVACVANLAENLIQLVNIIGSIFYGNVLGIFLLAFFFKQIKANAVFVAALITQVLVIGLFFLNEYEIINLPFLWLNFVGCAIVMVIAFIIQSLLKRLI is encoded by the coding sequence ATGCAAAGTTTAGATTGGATTGTCTTAATTGGAACATTGTTAACCATTGTTATTTACGGAACGTATCAAACCAGAGGTAGTAAAAACGTACAAGATTTTTTAAAAGGTGGAAGTACCAGCAAATGGTGGACCATAGGATTATCTGTAATGGCTACACAAGCTAGTGCTATAACTTTTTTAAGTACGCCTGGACAAGCATTTCATTCCGGAATGGGTTTTGTGCAGTTTTATTTTGGATTACCAATAGCCATGATTGTAATCTGCATGGTCTTTATACCATTATATCACAGACTTAAAGTATATACAGCTTACGAGTTTTTAGAAAACCGATTTGACCGTAAAACACGTACACTAACAGCAGTACTGTTTTTAATCCAACGTGGTCTAGCAGCAGGAATAACCATTTTTGCTCCTGCTATTATCTTATCTGCAGTTTTAGGATGGAACCTTCTTTTACTAAATATTATTATAGGTGTATTAGTTATAATCTACACGGTTTCGGGAGGTACAAAAGCAGTTAATGTGACTCAAAAACATCAAATGGTAGTCATTTTTACAGGAATGGTAATAGCTTTCATTTTAATATTAAACCAATTACCTGATGATATTACTTTTAAAAAAGCTCTAGATATTGCTGGAGCAAGCGGTAAAATGGAAGTGTTAGATTTTTCTTTCGATTTAAATAATAGATATACAGTTTGGAGTGGATTAATTGGTGGTACGTTTTTAATGCTATCGTATTTTGGTACTGACCAAAGTCAAGTGCAACGTTATTTGTCTGGTAAATCTGTAAAAGAAATGCGTTTAGGATTAATTTTTAACGGATTACTAAAAGTACCAATGCAGTTTTTTATTCTGCTAGTAGGTGTAATGGTATTTGTATTTTACCAGTTTAACGATGCTCCCATAAATTTTAATCCCACTGCAACAGAAGTTGTTTTAAATTCAAAATATGCAAATGAGTATGCTGCGTTGCAATTAGAGCAGAAAGAAATTTTTGATCTAAAAAAAGCAACCATTACTGAGTTTGCAAACGCTGATGGTAAAGTTAATCAAGACCTTATAGCTAGCTATAATGCCAAAAGCGACACAATAAGAGCGCAAGCTAGAGATTTGATTAAAAAAGCTGGAGAAGCTGAAGGTTTAAAAGTTGAAAGTAATGATAAGGATTATGTTTTTATACACTTTATACTTAATAATTTACCTAAAGGATTAATTGGATTATTATTAGCTGTTATTTTAAGTGCAGCCATGTCTAGTACAGCATCAGAGCTTAACGCTTTAGCTAGTACAACTACAATCGATTTGTATAAACATAGAGTTGGTCCAAAAACTGACCAAGAAATGGTTAAGGCCTCAAGAGGTTTTACATTACTTTGGGGAATCATGGCAATTGGTGTCGCTTGCGTCGCCAATCTAGCAGAAAACTTAATACAATTAGTAAATATTATTGGATCAATATTTTATGGTAACGTCCTTGGTATATTTTTATTAGCGTTTTTCTTTAAGCAAATTAAAGCTAATGCTGTTTTTGTAGCTGCTTTAATTACACAGGTTTTAGTTATTGGATTATTCTTTTTAAATGAATATGAAATAATTAATCTACCTTTTTTATGGTTAAACTTTGTAGGATGTGCAATAGTTATGGTCATTGCCTTTATTATTCAATCTCTATTAAAACGCCTGATATAA